In one window of Gadus chalcogrammus isolate NIFS_2021 chromosome 12, NIFS_Gcha_1.0, whole genome shotgun sequence DNA:
- the c12h8orf82 gene encoding UPF0598 protein C8orf82 homolog yields MLCAAALRNLRSFTSPVRCCLRSIVTYVQGQSPEPRIREYFYYIDHQGQLFLDDTKVKNFVTCFKDQKFLVFFFSRLRSNQGGRYSEHFPFLSLCGRERNFVRCDDRPLVFTHLLPPPTDELAPGPGPDMLSYCGGGEQLSALFRPEALYMHPASGRVYHPCPELAGGVGLVRSALAIELSPFFLYEQHGQEEQPTHFLWAGGRHVLTNELAMFFPREEGQRSG; encoded by the exons ATGCTGTGCGCCGCTGCTCTGCGGAACCTGCGGAGCTTCACTTCACCTGTGCGGTGCTGTTTGCGGTCCATAGTCACTTATGTTCAGGGCCAGAGCCCCGAACCTCGCATCCGTGAATACTTTTATTATATTGACCACCAAGGACAG CTGTTCCTTGATGACACGAAAGTGAAGAACTTTGTGACTTGCTTTAAAG ACCAGAAGTTCTTGGTGTTCTTCTTCAGCCGACTGCGTAGCAACCAGGGCGGCCGCTACAGTGAACACTTCCCCTTCCTGTCGCTGTGCGGACGCGAGAGGAACTTTGTGCGCTGCGACGACCGGCCCCTGGTCTTCACACACCTGCTGCCGCCCCCGACGGACGAGCTGGCCCCGGGGCCGGGCCCCGATATGCTGTCGTACTGCGGGGGAGGTGAGCAGCTCAGCGCACTGTTCCGCCCGGAGGCCCTCTACATGCACCCGGCCAGTGGACGTGTCTATCACCCCTGTCCGGAGCTGGCTGGAGGGGTGGGCCTGGTTCGGTCGGCCCTGGCTATCGAGCtcagccccttcttcctctacgaGCAGCATGGCCAAGAGGAGCAGCCAACGCACTTCCTGTGGGCGGGGGGTCGGCATGTACTGACCAATGAGCTGGCCATGTTCTTCCCCAGGGAGGAGGGGCAGCGCAGCGGGTGA